In Mesorhizobium sp., one DNA window encodes the following:
- a CDS encoding acyl-CoA dehydrogenase family protein, whose translation MDFDLPQNIVDKLAELDAFIEAEIKPLERENIKFFDHRREWARTNWEQDGRPSDEWRAVISEMERRADKAGHLRLCLPESCGGKAAGNLMNAAIREHLAGKGLGLHNDLQDESSIVGNFPIVPAIARYGTEEQKVYIEGIITGERHLSFALTEPNHGSDATWLETKAVRDGDHWIINGRKRWNSQVGRAEANLVFARTGGKNGEAKGITAFIVPTNTPGHRIVMNHWTFNMPTDHSEVELKDVRVPNSAILHKEGEGLKIAMMFIHENRIRQAAGSAGAARYCIAQSVKYAKNRILFGEPLSTRQAIQFPLSELYAECEMVRNYIFRTAWKMDRQDPATFSHEVSICNFMANNLVCRAADMAMQVHGGLGYSRHMPFEHIYRHHRRYKITEGSEEVQKRRIAHTLFGFGAKEAS comes from the coding sequence ATGGATTTCGACCTTCCACAGAACATCGTCGACAAGCTCGCCGAGCTCGACGCCTTCATCGAGGCCGAGATCAAGCCGCTTGAGCGGGAGAACATCAAGTTCTTCGACCATCGCCGCGAATGGGCGCGCACCAACTGGGAACAAGACGGTCGTCCCTCCGACGAGTGGCGCGCCGTCATTTCCGAGATGGAGCGTCGCGCCGACAAGGCGGGACATCTCCGGCTCTGCCTGCCGGAAAGCTGCGGCGGCAAGGCCGCCGGCAATCTGATGAACGCAGCCATCCGCGAGCATCTGGCCGGCAAGGGGCTTGGTCTGCACAACGACCTGCAGGACGAGTCCTCCATCGTCGGCAACTTCCCCATCGTGCCGGCGATCGCCCGCTACGGCACCGAGGAGCAGAAGGTCTATATCGAAGGCATCATCACCGGCGAGCGCCACCTCTCCTTCGCCCTGACGGAGCCGAACCACGGCTCCGACGCCACATGGCTCGAGACGAAGGCGGTGCGTGATGGCGACCACTGGATCATCAACGGCAGAAAGCGCTGGAATTCGCAGGTCGGCCGCGCCGAAGCAAACCTCGTCTTCGCGCGCACCGGCGGCAAGAACGGCGAGGCGAAGGGCATAACCGCCTTCATCGTGCCGACCAACACGCCCGGCCACCGGATCGTGATGAACCACTGGACCTTCAACATGCCGACCGATCACTCCGAGGTCGAACTGAAGGACGTGCGCGTGCCGAACTCCGCCATCCTCCACAAAGAGGGCGAAGGCCTGAAGATCGCGATGATGTTCATCCACGAGAACCGCATCCGCCAGGCCGCGGGCAGCGCCGGCGCGGCGCGCTACTGCATCGCCCAGTCGGTAAAATATGCCAAGAATCGCATCCTGTTCGGCGAACCGCTGTCGACCCGGCAGGCGATCCAGTTTCCGCTGAGCGAACTCTACGCGGAATGCGAGATGGTGCGGAACTACATCTTCCGGACGGCCTGGAAGATGGATCGCCAGGATCCGGCTACGTTCTCCCATGAGGTCTCGATCTGCAACTTCATGGCCAACAACCTCGTATGCCGCGCCGCCGACATGGCGATGCAGGTTCACGGCGGCCTCGGCTATTCCCGCCACATGCCGTTCGAGCACATCTACCGCCACCATCGCCGCTACAAGATCACCGAGGGCTCGGAGGAGGTGCAGAAGCGCCGCATCGCCCACACCTTGTTCGGCTTCGGCGCCAAAGAGGCATCGTGA
- a CDS encoding phosphotransferase family protein: MSAHAPVQEGRATDFDPAALRGFLAGFLGHPVRSLDIRATHGGMSNPTYFVDADGWRAVLRKQPGMKLAKSAHAIDREFRVLKALAASDVPVPQAYHYHEDPSLLGTPFYLMEWLDGRVFTEYATPGLTPAQRRRLYASMCETMARLHRLDFRAVGLGDYGREGNYFRRQISRWSDLWRQYRKDSDDNPDLDRMIVWLGERIPDSELLSLCHGDFRIGNMMFHPTEQRVVGVLDWELSTLGHPLVDVAFNTQAWHMARDENGGLAGEDLDSLGIPAEQDYLEDYYRHAGSSERMSDFHRVFAMFRGSVGAAGVAVRGELGNSTLPDSARVGRFLARAYAKRGMQIADRSGL; this comes from the coding sequence GTGAGCGCGCACGCGCCCGTGCAGGAGGGACGCGCCACCGACTTCGACCCGGCGGCCCTGCGAGGTTTTCTCGCGGGCTTCCTCGGGCACCCGGTCCGATCCCTCGACATCCGTGCCACTCATGGCGGCATGTCGAACCCGACGTATTTCGTCGACGCCGACGGTTGGCGTGCGGTGCTGCGCAAGCAGCCCGGCATGAAGCTCGCGAAATCGGCGCACGCGATCGACCGCGAGTTTCGCGTTCTCAAGGCGCTGGCCGCGTCCGACGTTCCGGTGCCGCAGGCCTACCACTATCATGAGGACCCATCGCTTCTCGGCACGCCGTTTTATCTGATGGAATGGCTCGATGGCCGCGTGTTCACCGAATATGCGACGCCGGGCCTGACGCCCGCCCAACGCCGCAGACTCTACGCCTCGATGTGCGAGACGATGGCGCGCCTGCACCGGCTCGACTTCCGTGCCGTCGGGCTCGGCGACTACGGTCGCGAGGGCAACTATTTCCGCCGCCAGATCAGTCGCTGGTCGGATCTCTGGAGGCAATACCGCAAGGACAGCGACGACAACCCGGACCTGGACCGGATGATCGTCTGGCTCGGCGAGCGCATCCCCGACAGCGAGTTGCTGTCGCTTTGCCACGGCGATTTCCGCATCGGAAACATGATGTTTCATCCGACCGAGCAGCGCGTCGTCGGCGTGCTCGACTGGGAACTGTCGACGCTCGGCCATCCGTTGGTCGACGTCGCCTTCAATACCCAGGCTTGGCACATGGCGCGCGACGAGAACGGCGGGCTTGCCGGGGAAGACCTCGACAGCCTCGGCATCCCGGCGGAACAGGACTATCTCGAAGACTACTACCGACATGCCGGCAGCAGCGAGAGGATGAGCGACTTTCATCGCGTCTTCGCCATGTTCCGCGGCTCGGTGGGCGCGGCCGGGGTGGCGGTGCGGGGCGAGCTAGGAAATTCGACGCTCCCGGACTCGGCCCGCGTCGGCCGCTTCCTCGCGCGCGCATATGCGAAGCGCGGCATGCAGATTGCCGACCGAAGCGGCTTGTAG
- a CDS encoding AMP-binding protein: MSGQFDYVAHSKKMREQGWWQDRTTDDLLEVAVAKYPDKKAIVAYRMDKGFDAPTKVMTYRELSDAIALAAGSFRALGIGKGDIVGLMVPNWWEFVVSAYALFRIGAVANPLMHIFRERELRFMLGFAEAKAIIIPKMFRGHDFENMLDGLKPELPKLQHIVVVDGEGSRSFDNLIMKSGAKPVSAEEGTPAKPDEMSVLMYTSGTTGEPKGVMHCFNTLIACGKALGARLHHDENVVHFGSTPFGHMTGYAAVLIQALYHGNTVVFPDVWEPKAGVEIMAREGATHMAAATPFLADIVRLVGEGAPKPPLKTFLCAGAPIPPVIIENARKLMGLNVSSCWGMTESLGGSLTEPERAADKSVSSDGRPVDGVEVLIADENLQPMPTGKTGRLFFRGAQQFIGYYKKPGLDGRGAEGWFDTGDLAFMDADGYIRIDGRTKDIIIRGGENVPVAEIESILYRHPNITDAAIVGYPDKRMGERGCAFVVVKQGNSFTMDDLREWMGQSGAAKQYWPEAVEVVEAMPRTATGKIQKFVLKDKAAKHAAD; the protein is encoded by the coding sequence ATGTCAGGGCAGTTCGACTACGTCGCGCACTCCAAGAAGATGCGCGAGCAGGGCTGGTGGCAGGACCGGACAACGGACGACTTGCTCGAGGTCGCGGTCGCCAAATATCCCGACAAGAAAGCTATCGTCGCCTATCGGATGGACAAGGGCTTCGATGCGCCTACCAAGGTCATGACCTATCGCGAGCTAAGCGACGCCATCGCACTGGCTGCCGGCTCGTTCCGCGCGCTGGGCATCGGCAAGGGCGACATCGTCGGCTTGATGGTGCCGAACTGGTGGGAGTTCGTCGTATCCGCCTATGCGCTCTTCCGCATTGGCGCCGTCGCCAATCCGCTCATGCACATCTTCCGCGAACGCGAACTGCGCTTCATGCTGGGCTTCGCCGAGGCCAAGGCGATCATCATCCCGAAGATGTTCCGCGGGCATGATTTCGAGAACATGCTCGACGGCCTGAAGCCGGAGTTGCCGAAGCTTCAGCACATTGTTGTTGTGGACGGCGAGGGCAGCCGTTCATTCGACAACCTGATCATGAAGTCGGGGGCCAAGCCGGTGTCGGCCGAGGAGGGAACGCCGGCCAAGCCCGACGAGATGTCCGTCCTGATGTACACGTCCGGCACGACCGGCGAGCCGAAGGGCGTGATGCACTGCTTCAACACCCTCATCGCCTGCGGCAAGGCGCTCGGCGCGCGGCTTCACCACGACGAGAACGTTGTTCATTTCGGCTCGACGCCGTTCGGACATATGACCGGCTACGCCGCCGTGCTGATCCAGGCGCTCTATCACGGCAACACGGTCGTCTTCCCCGACGTGTGGGAGCCGAAGGCCGGCGTCGAGATCATGGCGCGCGAGGGAGCTACACACATGGCCGCCGCGACGCCGTTCCTGGCCGACATCGTCCGTCTCGTCGGCGAAGGCGCGCCGAAGCCGCCGCTGAAGACCTTCCTCTGCGCCGGTGCACCAATCCCGCCGGTCATCATCGAGAATGCGCGCAAGCTGATGGGCCTCAACGTCTCGTCCTGCTGGGGCATGACCGAAAGTCTCGGCGGCTCGCTGACCGAGCCGGAGCGCGCGGCCGACAAGTCCGTATCCAGCGACGGCCGGCCCGTCGATGGCGTCGAGGTGCTGATCGCCGACGAGAACCTGCAGCCTATGCCGACCGGCAAGACCGGCCGGCTGTTCTTCCGGGGAGCGCAGCAGTTCATCGGCTACTACAAGAAGCCTGGCCTCGACGGGCGCGGCGCCGAGGGCTGGTTCGACACCGGCGACCTCGCCTTCATGGACGCCGACGGCTACATCCGCATCGACGGCCGCACCAAGGACATCATCATCCGCGGCGGCGAGAACGTGCCGGTCGCGGAAATCGAGTCGATCCTATACCGCCACCCCAACATCACAGATGCGGCGATCGTCGGCTATCCGGACAAACGCATGGGCGAGCGCGGCTGCGCCTTCGTGGTCGTGAAGCAGGGCAACTCCTTCACGATGGACGACCTGCGCGAGTGGATGGGCCAGAGCGGCGCGGCGAAGCAGTATTGGCCCGAAGCCGTCGAGGTGGTCGAGGCGATGCCGCGCACCGCGACCGGCAAGATCCAGAAGTTTGTGCTCAAGGACAAGGCGGCGAAGCACGCGGCCGATTGA